The sequence below is a genomic window from Thioclava nitratireducens.
CAAGATATTCGCGAGGTCACGCAGGAAAGCCTGCGCCGCAATATCGCGATGGTCACGCAGGAAACCGCGATGTTCAATCGCTCGGCGCGGGAGAACATCCTTTACGGCAAGCCCGACGCGACCGAGGAGGAGATGATCGCCGCCGCGAAACAGGCCGAGGCGGATCACTTCATCCGCGGCCTCGCCGATCACGAAGGCAATCGTGGCTACGACGCCAAGCTGGGCGAGCGTGGGGTGAAGCTGTCGGGCGGGCAGCGCCAGCGGATCGCCCTTGCGCGCGCCTTCCTGAAGAACGCGCCGATCCTTGTGCTGGACGAGGCGACCTCGGCACTCGACTCGGAAGTCGAGGCGCAAATCCAAACCGCGCTTCACCGGGTCATGGCGGGCAAGACTGTTCTGGCGATCGCGCACCGCCTCAGCACCATCGCCGAGATGGACCGGATCGTCGTGCTGGAGGAAGGGCGGATCGTCGAACAGGGCAGCCATGACGAATTGCTGGCGATGAACGGCCTCTACGCGCGCTACTGGGCGCGTCAGTCCGGGGGCTTCCTGACCTGCGACGACGCGGAGGATGCGGCGGAATAGGGTCTTTTCTGACCGACGCCACGCCGCTAGAGAATGCGCATGACCTATGAAATCGAGCGACTGTCCCTGCATGCCGACGGCGTGACCCATGCCCCCGAGGGGACCGTGCATGTCGCCATGGCGCTTCCCGGCGAAGTGGTCGAGGGCGAGGTGGTCGACGGCCGCATCGCTCAGCCGAAGATCGTGACGCCCTCGCCTGATCGCGTCAAGGCGCCTTGCCCGCATTACCGCTCCTGCGGGGCCTGCTCGATGCAGCACGCGTCGGAGGCGTTCACCGCAGAATGGAAAATGGACGTGGTACGTCAGGCGCTGACCGCGCGCGACCTGCCCGTGCCGGAGATGACCATCGCGACCTCGCCGCTGAATTCCCGCAGGCGGGCGACGCTGTCGGGGCGGCGCACCAAGAAAGGCACGCTGGTCGGCTTTCACGCCCGCGCCTCGGACACGGTCGTCGAGATTCCGAACTGCCTGATCCTGCGGCCCGAACTGCTGGCCGCGATACCGATGCTGCACGAGGCGACCGCGATCGCAGGCTCGCGCAAAGGCGAGATCGCTTTCACGCTGACGCTTTCGGAGGCAGGTCTGGAACTCGCGGCAGAGGGTGGTAAAGACCCTGATAGGGCCCAATTCGAGGATTTGTCGGGGCTGGCGCATCGCCACGATCTCGCACGGCTCAGCTGGAACGGGCAGATCATCGCGGGGCGGCGGCCGGCGATCCAGCAATTCGGCAAAGCCAAGGTCGTGCCGCCGCCGGGTGCTTTCCTGCAAGCCACCCATCACGGCGAAGCGGTGCTGACCGCCTTCGCCAAGGCGGCGATTGGCGATGCGAAAAAGGTGGCCGATCTCTTCGCGGGCTGCGGGACGTTCTCTCTGCCGCTGGCCGAGCTTGCCGAAGTGCATGCGGTCGAAGGAGTCGCAGCGATGACCGAAGCGCTCGATCAGGGCTGGCGTCAGTCGCAGGGCCTGCACCGGGTCTCCACCGAGGCGCGCGACCTGTTCCGCCGACCGCTTCTGCCGGACGAACTGGCGAAATTCGACGCGGTGTTGATCGATCCGCCGCGGGCGGGCGCGC
It includes:
- a CDS encoding class I SAM-dependent RNA methyltransferase produces the protein MTYEIERLSLHADGVTHAPEGTVHVAMALPGEVVEGEVVDGRIAQPKIVTPSPDRVKAPCPHYRSCGACSMQHASEAFTAEWKMDVVRQALTARDLPVPEMTIATSPLNSRRRATLSGRRTKKGTLVGFHARASDTVVEIPNCLILRPELLAAIPMLHEATAIAGSRKGEIAFTLTLSEAGLELAAEGGKDPDRAQFEDLSGLAHRHDLARLSWNGQIIAGRRPAIQQFGKAKVVPPPGAFLQATHHGEAVLTAFAKAAIGDAKKVADLFAGCGTFSLPLAELAEVHAVEGVAAMTEALDQGWRQSQGLHRVSTEARDLFRRPLLPDELAKFDAVLIDPPRAGAQAQIAEIATSKLKRLVHVSCNPVTFARDAETLIAAGFTLDKLLVVDQFRFSAHVELAALFTR